One genomic region from Streptomyces sp. NBC_00457 encodes:
- a CDS encoding S-methyl-5'-thioadenosine phosphorylase, producing the protein MANAEIGVIGGSGFYSFLDDVTEIQVDTPYGAPSDSLFLGEIAGRRVAFLPRHGRGHHLPPHRINYRANLWALRSVGVRQVLGPCAVGGLRPEYGPGTLLVPDQLVDRTKSRAGSYFDGFPLPDGTVPNVVHVSLADPYCPTGRTAALKAARGRDWEAVDGGTLVVIEGPRFSTRAESLWHRAQGWSVVGMTGHPEAALARELELCYSSLTLVTDLDAGAETGEGVSHDEVLRVFAANVDRLRGVLFDAVAALPATEERDCLCTTALGGMDPGFELP; encoded by the coding sequence ATGGCCAACGCAGAGATCGGTGTAATCGGGGGCTCCGGCTTCTATTCGTTCCTCGACGACGTGACCGAGATCCAGGTGGACACCCCTTACGGTGCGCCCAGCGACTCGCTCTTCCTCGGCGAGATCGCCGGGCGGCGGGTCGCCTTCCTGCCCCGTCACGGACGCGGCCACCATCTGCCGCCGCACCGCATCAACTACCGGGCCAACCTGTGGGCACTGCGGTCGGTCGGCGTACGTCAGGTCCTCGGCCCGTGCGCGGTGGGCGGCCTGCGCCCCGAATACGGACCCGGCACGCTGCTCGTGCCGGATCAGCTGGTCGACCGTACGAAGTCCCGGGCGGGGTCGTACTTCGACGGCTTTCCGCTGCCCGACGGCACCGTGCCGAACGTGGTGCATGTGTCCCTGGCCGACCCCTACTGCCCCACCGGACGGACGGCGGCGCTGAAGGCGGCGCGAGGGCGCGACTGGGAGGCGGTGGACGGCGGCACGCTGGTGGTGATCGAGGGGCCACGCTTCTCGACCCGTGCCGAATCGTTGTGGCACCGGGCGCAGGGCTGGTCCGTGGTGGGCATGACCGGGCACCCCGAGGCGGCACTGGCCCGTGAACTCGAGCTCTGCTACTCGTCGTTGACCCTGGTCACCGACCTCGACGCGGGCGCCGAGACCGGCGAGGGCGTCTCCCACGACGAGGTTCTGCGGGTGTTCGCGGCGAATGTGGACCGGCTGCGGGGCGTGCTGTTCGACGCCGTCGCCGCGCTGCCCGCCACCGAGGAGCGGGACTGCCTGTGCACGACGGCGCTGGGCGGGATGGATCCGGGGTTCGAGCTGCCGTAG
- a CDS encoding penicillin acylase family protein, with translation MPPNTTASSGQQPGKSRRKKGRKARLIVLVLVLALVGGVGYGGYWSISTVRASFPQTKGSISLDGISAPVDVKRDGNGIPQIYASSDEDLFMAQGYVQAQDRFYEMDVRRHMTSGRLSEMFGKGQVDNDEFLRTLGWDRVAKEEYDTKLSPATKKYLQAYAKGVNAYLEGKEGEEISLEYAALGFSNDYKPEKWTPVDSVAWLKAMAWDLRGNMQDEIDRALMTSRLGPKQIEDLYPDYPYGRNKPIVQDGQYDDLTETFEQSDSASGTSGTSTGGTTGQSSSDTASSALQTQLTGLYDVLDDLPTAVGVNGNGIGSNAWVVAGRHTITGKPLLANDPHLSASLPSVWYQMGLHCRSVSSKCQYDVSGYTFAGMPGVVIGHNQNISWGMTNSGVDVTDLYLQKLTGNGYLYNGKVKPFSSREETIKVAGGASKKIIVRETQDEKTEGGETLQGMPLLSDRDDELVKVGKKATVDAAAPDRGDGYGISLRWTALDAGTTMDAVFAMNKAADWNDFREAAALFEVPSQNLVYADTQGNIGYTLPGKIPAREKGDDGRFPAPGWDSTYQWTGYLDQDELPFELNPQRGYIVTANQAVVDQEYPYTLTTDWGYGARSQRITDLIQSKIDDGGKISTDDMRQMQLDNSSEIAKLLVPQLLKLNLADKDVREAQKLLEGWDYTQDADSAAAAYFNSVWRNILKLAFGNKLPKELRVEGQCLWVDPVNTTGPADETEKVRECGQREADQAQPDGGDRWFEVVRNLMDDPDSDWWKTPRSGTRPAADNRDKLFERAMIDARWELTAKLGKDIDTWNWGRLHRLFLKNQTLGTEGPGFLQYALNRGPWRLSGGEATVNATGWNAAGGYGVIWVPSMRMVVNLGDLDKSKWINLTGASGHAYSSHYTDQTNKWAKGELLDWSFSDKAVEENTSDTLVLKP, from the coding sequence ATGCCCCCCAATACCACCGCCTCATCGGGTCAGCAGCCCGGCAAGTCTCGGAGGAAGAAGGGGCGCAAAGCCCGTCTGATCGTCCTCGTCCTCGTGCTGGCCCTCGTCGGAGGCGTCGGCTACGGCGGGTACTGGTCCATCAGCACCGTCCGCGCCTCCTTCCCGCAGACCAAGGGTTCAATCTCGCTCGACGGCATCTCGGCACCGGTCGACGTCAAGCGTGACGGCAACGGCATCCCGCAGATCTACGCCTCCTCCGACGAGGACCTGTTCATGGCGCAGGGCTACGTCCAGGCGCAGGACCGGTTCTACGAGATGGACGTACGCCGGCACATGACCTCCGGGCGCCTCTCGGAGATGTTCGGCAAGGGCCAGGTCGACAACGACGAATTCCTGCGCACCCTCGGCTGGGACCGTGTGGCGAAAGAGGAGTACGACACCAAGCTGTCGCCCGCCACGAAGAAGTACCTCCAGGCATACGCCAAGGGAGTCAACGCCTACCTGGAGGGCAAGGAAGGCGAGGAAATCTCCCTGGAGTACGCGGCGCTCGGGTTCAGCAACGACTACAAGCCCGAGAAGTGGACCCCGGTCGACTCGGTGGCCTGGCTGAAGGCGATGGCCTGGGACCTGCGCGGCAACATGCAGGACGAGATCGACCGCGCCCTGATGACCAGCCGCCTGGGCCCCAAGCAGATCGAGGACCTGTACCCGGACTACCCGTACGGCCGGAACAAGCCGATCGTCCAGGACGGCCAGTACGACGACCTCACGGAGACCTTCGAGCAGAGCGACAGCGCGAGCGGCACCTCAGGAACGTCCACGGGCGGCACGACGGGCCAGTCCTCCTCGGACACGGCCTCCTCGGCCCTCCAGACCCAGCTGACGGGCCTCTACGACGTCCTCGACGACCTCCCCACGGCCGTCGGCGTGAACGGCAACGGCATCGGCTCCAACGCCTGGGTCGTCGCCGGCAGGCACACCATCACCGGCAAGCCGCTGCTGGCCAACGACCCGCACCTGTCGGCCTCGCTGCCGTCCGTCTGGTACCAGATGGGCCTGCACTGCCGCTCCGTCTCCAGCAAGTGCCAGTACGACGTCAGCGGCTACACCTTCGCGGGCATGCCCGGCGTCGTCATCGGCCACAACCAGAACATCTCCTGGGGCATGACCAACTCCGGCGTCGACGTCACCGACCTCTACCTGCAGAAACTCACCGGCAACGGCTACCTGTACAACGGCAAGGTCAAGCCGTTCTCCTCGCGCGAGGAGACCATCAAGGTCGCCGGCGGCGCATCGAAGAAGATCATCGTCCGGGAGACCCAGGACGAGAAGACCGAGGGCGGAGAGACCCTGCAGGGGATGCCCCTGCTGTCCGACCGCGACGACGAGCTGGTGAAGGTCGGCAAGAAGGCCACCGTCGACGCCGCGGCCCCCGACCGCGGGGACGGCTACGGCATCTCCCTGCGCTGGACCGCCCTGGACGCGGGCACCACCATGGACGCCGTCTTCGCCATGAACAAGGCCGCCGACTGGAACGACTTCCGCGAGGCGGCCGCGCTGTTCGAGGTGCCCTCGCAGAACCTGGTCTACGCCGACACCCAGGGCAACATCGGCTACACGCTGCCCGGAAAGATCCCCGCGCGCGAGAAGGGCGACGACGGCAGGTTCCCGGCGCCGGGCTGGGACTCCACGTACCAGTGGACCGGCTACCTCGACCAGGACGAACTGCCCTTTGAGCTCAACCCGCAGCGCGGTTACATCGTCACCGCCAACCAGGCCGTCGTCGATCAGGAGTACCCCTACACGCTGACCACGGACTGGGGTTACGGCGCCCGCAGCCAGCGGATCACCGATCTGATCCAGTCGAAGATCGACGACGGCGGCAAGATCTCCACCGACGACATGCGCCAGATGCAGCTCGACAACAGCAGCGAGATCGCCAAGCTGCTCGTGCCCCAGCTGCTGAAGCTCAACCTCGCCGACAAGGACGTCCGCGAGGCCCAGAAGCTCCTCGAGGGCTGGGACTACACCCAGGACGCCGACTCGGCGGCGGCCGCCTACTTCAACTCGGTCTGGCGCAACATCCTCAAGCTCGCCTTCGGCAACAAACTGCCCAAGGAACTGCGCGTCGAGGGCCAGTGCCTGTGGGTCGACCCGGTCAACACCACCGGGCCCGCGGACGAGACCGAGAAGGTGCGCGAGTGCGGCCAGCGCGAAGCCGACCAGGCACAGCCGGACGGCGGTGACCGCTGGTTCGAGGTCGTGCGCAATCTCATGGACGACCCGGACAGCGACTGGTGGAAGACACCCCGCTCAGGCACCCGCCCGGCCGCCGACAACCGCGACAAGCTGTTCGAGCGCGCCATGATCGACGCCCGCTGGGAGCTGACCGCCAAGCTCGGCAAGGACATCGACACCTGGAACTGGGGCCGGCTGCACCGCCTGTTCCTGAAGAACCAGACCCTGGGCACCGAAGGCCCCGGCTTCCTCCAATACGCCCTCAACCGCGGCCCCTGGAGGCTCAGCGGCGGCGAGGCGACGGTCAACGCGACCGGCTGGAACGCCGCCGGCGGCTACGGCGTCATCTGGGTGCCGTCGATGCGCATGGTGGTCAACCTCGGCGACCTCGACAAGTCGAAGTGGATCAACCTCACCGGCGCGTCAGGGCATGCCTACAGCTCCCACTACACCGACCAGACGAACAAATGGGCCAAGGGCGAACTGCTGGACTGGTCGTTCTCGGACAAGGCGGTCGAGGAGAACACCAGTGACACGCTGGTGCTGAAGCCCTGA
- a CDS encoding MFS transporter, whose protein sequence is MASTVTTEPSKNSPASSRPGYGQLLRTRGAWTFLLPAFAARQPFAMLTLSIVLLVQHTTGSYAAAGAVAAATGVSMAVFAPYSGRLADRYGQRAVLIPGVLVHTLSGLTLTALALTDAPLWALFAAAVPTGASVPQIGPMVRARWGVKLQDSPLMTTAAAFESVTDELTFVVGPLLATALCTAVDPAAGLVTEAALTLIGGLLFAAQKSTQPRVSVSGHARVEHVSALRIPGVRVLIVTFLGIGAVFGGMQVSLAAFSESIGEPGLNGVLYGVFAAGNMLSGLVCGAIAWKVAPQRRLLVAYGALALTASGLWAAQSVLVLAGLGLLVGMCIAPALITGYTLVEGLVPAGARTEAFTWLTGAVALGQAAAVTVAGQLEDRFWDGAGFLVPMGGTVLALATLLALRSRLATRPRSRTVARGVGHRTPVAVD, encoded by the coding sequence GTGGCATCCACGGTCACCACCGAGCCGTCGAAGAACTCGCCGGCCTCCTCCCGCCCGGGCTACGGGCAACTGCTGCGCACCCGCGGCGCCTGGACGTTCCTGCTCCCCGCCTTCGCGGCACGCCAGCCGTTCGCGATGCTCACCCTCTCCATCGTGCTGCTCGTGCAGCACACCACCGGCTCGTACGCCGCCGCGGGCGCCGTCGCGGCGGCCACCGGCGTCTCCATGGCCGTGTTCGCGCCCTACAGCGGGCGCCTCGCGGACCGCTACGGACAGCGCGCCGTGCTGATCCCCGGCGTGCTCGTGCACACGCTGTCGGGCCTGACCCTGACGGCCCTCGCGCTCACGGACGCCCCTCTGTGGGCGCTGTTCGCGGCGGCCGTCCCCACGGGTGCCTCCGTGCCGCAGATCGGGCCGATGGTGCGGGCCCGCTGGGGCGTGAAGCTCCAGGACTCGCCCCTGATGACGACCGCGGCGGCCTTCGAGTCCGTCACCGACGAGCTGACCTTCGTCGTGGGCCCGCTGCTGGCGACCGCCCTGTGCACCGCCGTCGACCCGGCCGCGGGCCTGGTGACCGAGGCGGCACTGACGCTCATCGGCGGTCTGCTGTTCGCGGCGCAGAAGAGCACACAGCCCCGCGTCTCGGTGAGCGGGCACGCGCGCGTGGAGCACGTTTCCGCGCTGCGCATCCCTGGAGTGCGGGTCCTGATCGTGACGTTCCTCGGCATCGGCGCCGTCTTCGGCGGGATGCAGGTCTCGCTGGCCGCGTTCAGCGAGTCGATCGGCGAACCCGGCCTGAACGGCGTCCTGTACGGCGTCTTCGCCGCGGGCAACATGCTCTCCGGCCTCGTCTGCGGCGCGATCGCCTGGAAGGTCGCCCCGCAGCGCCGCCTCCTGGTGGCGTACGGGGCGCTCGCCCTGACGGCCTCCGGCCTGTGGGCCGCGCAGTCCGTGCTCGTCCTCGCGGGCCTCGGCCTTCTCGTGGGCATGTGCATCGCGCCCGCGCTGATCACCGGCTACACACTGGTCGAGGGCCTGGTCCCGGCCGGCGCCCGCACCGAGGCCTTCACCTGGCTCACCGGCGCGGTGGCCCTCGGACAGGCGGCGGCCGTCACGGTCGCCGGACAACTCGAGGACCGCTTCTGGGACGGTGCCGGATTCCTCGTGCCGATGGGCGGCACCGTGCTCGCCCTGGCGACGCTTCTCGCACTGCGCTCGAGGCTGGCGACGCGGCCCCGCAGCCGCACCGTCGCACGTGGCGTCGGTCACCGCACACCGGTCGCAGTGGACTGA
- a CDS encoding low temperature requirement protein A, with protein MTSSPTPAPTSPGPPERRRPLRRLTARGRDETHRVATPLELFFDLCFVVAIAQAGLQLVHAVAEGHAGEGILYYAMSFFAIWWAWMNFTWFASAYDNDDVLYRVVTLIQIAGVLVLAAGVSRAFEDHDFLVVTLGYVIMRLALVTQWLRAARSADGPERTMARRYAGGVLFCQIGWLALLAVPDDALPWGFLVMAILEMCVPPYAERDFTTSWHPHHISERYGLFTIIVLGETIAAATIGVKTGIDENDALGELVPIAAGGLLIIFAAWWIYFVVPIHGHLRTNGQAFLWGYGHYLIFASAAAIGAGLEVAVEQSVGKAHISTLAASAAVTLPAALYLLTVWALHSRHFKVGIAQQLVLPTAALLVILCTFLGDWAVLAAGVVLALTVATGETMTARLTARERKESTPASAA; from the coding sequence ATGACGTCCAGCCCGACTCCGGCGCCCACCTCCCCCGGCCCGCCAGAACGCCGACGACCGCTGCGCAGGCTCACCGCCCGCGGTCGCGACGAGACGCACCGGGTCGCCACGCCACTGGAGCTCTTCTTCGACCTGTGCTTCGTCGTCGCCATCGCGCAGGCGGGCCTCCAACTGGTGCACGCCGTCGCCGAGGGGCATGCGGGCGAGGGGATCCTCTACTACGCGATGTCCTTCTTCGCCATCTGGTGGGCCTGGATGAACTTCACCTGGTTCGCCTCGGCGTACGACAACGACGACGTGCTCTACCGGGTCGTCACCCTGATCCAGATCGCGGGAGTCCTGGTCCTGGCGGCCGGGGTGTCCCGGGCCTTCGAGGACCACGACTTCCTGGTCGTCACCCTGGGTTACGTGATCATGCGGCTGGCCCTGGTGACACAGTGGCTGCGGGCCGCGCGGTCGGCCGACGGCCCGGAGAGAACGATGGCCCGGCGGTACGCCGGTGGGGTGCTGTTCTGCCAGATCGGCTGGCTGGCGCTGCTGGCCGTGCCGGACGACGCCCTGCCCTGGGGCTTCCTGGTCATGGCGATCCTGGAGATGTGCGTACCGCCGTACGCGGAGAGGGACTTCACCACGTCCTGGCATCCGCACCACATCTCCGAGCGCTACGGGCTGTTCACGATCATCGTGCTGGGCGAGACGATCGCGGCGGCCACGATCGGGGTGAAGACCGGCATCGACGAGAACGACGCGCTGGGCGAACTGGTGCCGATCGCCGCGGGCGGGCTGCTGATCATCTTCGCCGCCTGGTGGATCTACTTCGTGGTGCCGATCCACGGCCATCTGCGGACCAACGGGCAGGCGTTCCTGTGGGGGTACGGGCACTACCTGATCTTCGCGTCGGCGGCGGCGATCGGCGCCGGACTGGAGGTGGCGGTCGAGCAGTCCGTCGGCAAGGCGCACATCTCCACGCTGGCGGCGTCGGCCGCGGTGACACTGCCGGCGGCGCTGTATCTGCTGACGGTCTGGGCGCTGCATTCCCGCCACTTCAAGGTGGGCATCGCCCAGCAGCTGGTGCTGCCGACGGCGGCCCTGCTGGTGATCCTCTGCACCTTCCTGGGCGACTGGGCGGTCCTCGCGGCAGGCGTCGTGCTGGCGCTCACGGTGGCGACCGGGGAGACGATGACGGCGCGCCTGACGGCGCGGGAGCGCAAAGAAAGCACGCCGGCCTCGGCGGCGTGA
- a CDS encoding FmdB family zinc ribbon protein yields the protein MPTYQYQCTECGEGLEAVQKFTDDALTECPSCQGRLKKVFSAVGIVFKGSGFYRNDSRGSSSSSAPASSKPSTSSSDSSTTSSSSDTKSSSTGTSSSSGTSSSSSSAA from the coding sequence GTGCCCACCTACCAGTACCAGTGCACCGAGTGCGGCGAGGGCCTCGAGGCGGTGCAGAAGTTCACCGACGACGCCCTGACCGAGTGCCCCAGCTGCCAGGGCCGCCTCAAGAAGGTGTTCTCCGCGGTCGGCATCGTCTTCAAGGGCTCCGGCTTCTACCGCAACGACAGCCGCGGCTCCTCGTCGAGCAGTGCCCCGGCGTCGTCCAAGCCGTCGACGTCCTCCTCGGACTCCTCGACCACGTCGTCGTCCTCGGACACGAAGTCGTCGAGCACCGGCACCTCGTCGAGTTCCGGCACCTCGTCCAGCAGCAGCTCCGCCGCGTAG
- the mscL gene encoding large conductance mechanosensitive channel protein MscL, producing the protein MSEKKEPSIWEGFKAFLMRGNVVDLAVAVVIGAAFTNIVNAVVKGLINPLVGAIGTKNLDNYSSCLSDNCEGDQGIRLLWGSVLGATLSFVITAAVVYFLMVLPMAKYLARLEARRKAKEGTHEVMEVTELEVLKEIRDALVAQRGSGHNEP; encoded by the coding sequence GTGAGCGAGAAGAAGGAACCGAGCATCTGGGAGGGCTTCAAGGCCTTCCTGATGCGCGGGAACGTGGTCGACCTGGCGGTCGCGGTGGTCATCGGTGCCGCCTTCACCAACATCGTGAACGCGGTGGTGAAGGGGCTCATCAACCCGCTGGTCGGAGCGATCGGCACGAAGAACCTCGACAACTACAGCTCTTGTCTGAGCGACAACTGCGAGGGCGATCAGGGCATCCGGCTGCTGTGGGGCTCGGTCCTCGGCGCGACGCTGAGCTTTGTGATCACCGCGGCGGTCGTCTACTTCCTGATGGTGCTGCCGATGGCGAAGTACCTGGCCCGCCTGGAGGCCCGCCGGAAGGCGAAGGAGGGCACGCACGAGGTCATGGAGGTGACCGAGCTGGAGGTGCTCAAGGAGATCCGCGACGCCCTGGTCGCCCAGCGCGGCTCGGGTCACAACGAGCCGTAG
- a CDS encoding potassium/proton antiporter produces MSQERERPLTVHDLNELLLVCSLVLLVAVAAVRISSRSGLPGLLVYLGIGVLMGQDGIGDIHFNDAELTQVIGYAALVVILAEGGLGTKWKEVKPALPAATMLALVGVAVSVGITATAAHHLIGLEWRQALIIGAIVSSTDAAAVFSVLRKIPLPARVTGTLEAESGFNDAPVVILVLAFSTAGPIEHWYVLVGEILLELAIGAAIGLAVGWLGAWGLRHVALPASGLYPIAVIAIAVTAYAAGAMVHGSGFLGVYLAAMVMGNAKLPHWPATRGFADGLGWIAQIGMFVLLGLLVTPHELGDDIVPALVIGLVLTVVARPLSVVLCLVPFRVPWTEQALMSWAGLRGAVPIILATIPMVEGVEASRRIFNIVFVLVVVYTLIQGPTLPWLARKLHLGKEAEAADLGIESAPLERLRGHLLSLSIPEGSKMHGVEINELRLPAGAAVTLVVRDGKSFVPLPTTVLRRGDELLVVATDPVRDAAERRLRAVGHGGKLAGWLGTNGDNNHR; encoded by the coding sequence GTGAGCCAGGAAAGGGAACGGCCGCTGACAGTCCACGATCTCAACGAACTTCTGCTCGTCTGCTCGCTCGTCCTGCTCGTCGCCGTCGCAGCGGTCCGGATCTCCTCGCGCAGCGGGCTCCCCGGCCTGCTCGTCTACCTGGGCATCGGCGTCCTCATGGGCCAGGACGGCATCGGCGACATCCACTTCAACGATGCCGAGCTGACGCAGGTGATCGGCTATGCGGCGCTGGTCGTGATCCTCGCCGAGGGCGGCCTCGGCACGAAGTGGAAAGAGGTCAAGCCCGCCCTGCCGGCCGCCACCATGCTGGCGCTCGTCGGGGTCGCGGTCAGCGTCGGGATCACGGCGACGGCCGCGCACCATCTCATCGGTCTTGAGTGGCGTCAGGCACTGATCATCGGCGCGATCGTGTCGTCCACGGACGCGGCGGCCGTCTTCTCCGTGCTGCGGAAAATCCCCCTCCCCGCGCGCGTGACGGGCACGCTGGAGGCCGAGTCCGGCTTCAACGACGCTCCCGTGGTCATCCTGGTGCTGGCCTTCTCCACGGCCGGACCGATCGAGCACTGGTACGTGCTGGTCGGCGAGATACTCCTGGAGCTGGCCATCGGCGCCGCCATCGGTCTCGCGGTGGGCTGGCTGGGCGCCTGGGGGCTCAGGCACGTGGCGCTGCCCGCCTCCGGCCTCTACCCGATCGCCGTCATCGCCATCGCCGTCACGGCGTACGCGGCGGGCGCCATGGTCCACGGCAGCGGGTTCCTCGGTGTCTACCTCGCCGCGATGGTCATGGGCAACGCGAAGCTGCCGCACTGGCCCGCCACCCGCGGGTTCGCCGACGGGCTCGGCTGGATCGCGCAGATCGGCATGTTCGTCCTGCTCGGCCTGCTGGTCACCCCGCACGAGCTGGGCGACGACATCGTGCCCGCGCTGGTCATCGGGCTGGTGCTGACCGTGGTCGCGCGTCCGCTGAGCGTGGTGCTGTGCCTGGTGCCGTTCCGGGTGCCGTGGACGGAGCAGGCGCTGATGTCCTGGGCCGGGCTGCGCGGCGCCGTGCCCATCATCCTGGCGACGATCCCCATGGTGGAGGGCGTCGAGGCCAGCCGCCGTATCTTCAACATCGTCTTCGTCCTGGTCGTCGTCTACACCTTGATCCAGGGGCCGACGCTGCCGTGGCTGGCCCGCAAGCTGCATCTGGGCAAGGAGGCCGAGGCCGCCGACCTCGGCATCGAGTCGGCGCCGCTGGAGCGGCTGCGCGGGCATCTGCTGTCCCTGTCGATCCCCGAGGGGTCGAAGATGCACGGCGTGGAGATCAACGAGCTACGGCTGCCGGCGGGGGCCGCCGTCACGCTTGTCGTACGCGACGGGAAATCGTTCGTTCCGCTGCCGACGACCGTGCTGCGACGCGGGGACGAACTGCTCGTGGTCGCCACCGACCCCGTCCGGGACGCGGCGGAGCGGCGGCTGCGTGCGGTGGGGCACGGCGGCAAGCTGGCCGGATGGCTGGGGACCAACGGCGACAACAATCACAGGTGA
- a CDS encoding L,D-transpeptidase — protein sequence MNLEQLVTTPDIAARRALGASAVLMVGALTLTACGGSANASNDGKGGEGNPKTSVAKIVISAKDGSTSASINTTGVKVSGGKLTDVKMTVAGVGTAVPGEMSADGSVWKPKEQLERGTKYQISATAKDSKGKTAAANSIFTTVSSANSFIGTYTPDNGKTVGVGMPVSFNFDKVISDKKAVQSHISVTSSSGQKVVGHWFGAQRLDFRPEEYWKAGSKVTMKIDLDGVEGANGVYGVQKKTVTFTIGRSQVSTVDVNTQTMTVVRDGKTIKSVPISAGSAQNTTYNGQMVISEKFTQTRMDGTTVGFGGEYDIPDVPHAMRLTTSGTFIHGNYWYNKGNPPFGREGTSHGCVGLADVQGAQGDTQAKWFYDNSLVGDVVIVKNSPDKTVAPDNGLNGWNMPWSQWLAGSAG from the coding sequence ATGAACCTGGAGCAGCTAGTGACAACGCCGGACATAGCAGCACGGCGCGCACTGGGGGCAAGTGCCGTCCTGATGGTCGGCGCCCTCACTCTCACCGCGTGCGGCGGCAGCGCGAACGCGAGCAACGACGGCAAGGGCGGCGAGGGCAACCCGAAGACGTCCGTCGCGAAGATCGTCATCTCGGCGAAGGACGGCTCGACGAGCGCGTCGATCAACACGACCGGCGTGAAGGTGAGCGGCGGCAAGCTGACCGACGTGAAGATGACGGTCGCGGGCGTGGGGACGGCCGTACCGGGAGAGATGTCCGCGGACGGCTCGGTCTGGAAGCCGAAGGAGCAGCTGGAGCGGGGGACGAAGTACCAGATATCGGCGACCGCCAAGGACTCGAAGGGCAAGACGGCCGCCGCCAACTCCATCTTCACGACGGTCAGTTCGGCGAACAGCTTCATCGGGACGTACACGCCGGACAACGGGAAGACGGTCGGCGTCGGGATGCCGGTGTCGTTCAACTTCGACAAGGTGATCAGCGACAAGAAGGCCGTGCAGTCGCACATCTCCGTGACATCGAGCAGCGGGCAGAAGGTGGTCGGGCACTGGTTCGGGGCGCAGCGACTCGACTTCCGGCCCGAGGAGTACTGGAAGGCCGGTTCCAAGGTCACGATGAAGATCGACCTGGACGGCGTGGAGGGCGCGAACGGCGTCTACGGGGTGCAGAAGAAGACGGTCACGTTCACGATCGGCCGGTCGCAGGTCTCCACGGTCGACGTCAACACGCAGACCATGACGGTCGTACGGGACGGCAAGACGATCAAGTCCGTGCCGATCTCGGCGGGCAGCGCTCAGAACACCACGTACAACGGGCAGATGGTGATCTCGGAGAAGTTCACGCAGACGCGCATGGACGGCACGACGGTCGGCTTCGGCGGCGAGTACGACATCCCGGACGTGCCGCACGCGATGCGACTGACCACGTCGGGCACCTTCATCCACGGCAATTACTGGTACAACAAGGGCAATCCGCCCTTCGGGCGTGAGGGCACCAGTCACGGCTGCGTCGGTCTCGCGGATGTGCAGGGCGCGCAGGGAGACACCCAGGCCAAGTGGTTCTACGACAACTCGCTGGTCGGGGACGTGGTGATCGTGAAGAACTCCCCCGACAAGACGGTGGCACCGGACAACGGGCTCAACGGCTGGAACATGCCGTGGAGCCAGTGGCTCGCGGGAAGTGCCGGCTGA
- a CDS encoding P1 family peptidase has product MTVDALTDVAGVRVGHATRTGGGWLTGTTVVLAPEGGAVAAVDVRGGGPGTKETDALDPRNLVRKVEAIVLTGGSAYGLDAASGVMAWLEEQGRGVRVGADPTHVVPVVPAACVFDLGRGGDFRARPDAATGRAAVEAAAASELGARVAEGCVGAGTGATVGPVKGGIGTASAVLDSGITVAALVVANAAGSAADPETGVLYGELFQGRVSYPEARVHEAAHRRLAEIAAKNAPPPLNTTLAVVATDADLSKAQAQKLAGTAHDGIARAVRPVHLLNDGDTVFALATGEHALDAEHPLALNEVLAAGADTVTRAIVRAVRAAESVDGPGGTWPSYRELYER; this is encoded by the coding sequence ATGACAGTTGACGCATTGACGGACGTGGCCGGTGTGCGGGTAGGACACGCGACGCGTACCGGCGGCGGTTGGCTCACCGGCACCACGGTCGTGCTCGCCCCGGAGGGCGGGGCCGTCGCCGCGGTGGACGTGCGCGGCGGCGGGCCCGGCACCAAGGAGACCGACGCGCTGGACCCGCGCAACCTGGTGCGGAAGGTCGAGGCGATCGTGCTGACCGGGGGCAGCGCGTACGGGCTCGACGCGGCGTCCGGCGTGATGGCCTGGCTGGAGGAGCAGGGGCGCGGGGTGCGCGTGGGCGCCGATCCCACGCATGTCGTGCCGGTGGTGCCCGCCGCCTGCGTCTTCGATCTGGGGCGGGGCGGCGACTTCCGGGCCAGGCCGGACGCGGCCACCGGCCGGGCCGCCGTGGAGGCCGCCGCGGCGAGCGAGCTCGGCGCGCGGGTGGCGGAGGGATGCGTGGGCGCCGGCACGGGCGCCACGGTCGGTCCGGTCAAGGGCGGCATCGGCACCGCGAGCGCCGTCCTCGACTCCGGGATCACGGTCGCGGCGCTGGTGGTGGCGAACGCGGCGGGTTCGGCGGCGGATCCGGAAACGGGGGTGTTGTACGGGGAGTTGTTCCAGGGGCGGGTGAGCTATCCGGAGGCGCGGGTCCACGAGGCCGCGCATCGGCGGCTCGCCGAGATCGCGGCCAAGAACGCGCCCCCGCCGCTCAACACCACGCTCGCGGTAGTGGCCACGGACGCGGACCTGTCCAAGGCGCAGGCCCAGAAACTGGCCGGCACGGCGCACGACGGCATCGCGCGCGCCGTACGGCCGGTGCATCTGCTCAACGACGGGGACACGGTGTTCGCGCTGGCGACGGGAGAGCACGCCCTGGACGCCGAGCACCCGCTCGCCCTGAACGAGGTGCTCGCGGCGGGCGCGGACACGGTGACGCGGGCCATCGTGCGGGCCGTGCGTGCCGCCGAGTCGGTGGACGGGCCGGGCGGGACGTGGCCGTCGTACCGGGAGCTGTACGAGCGGTGA